From Methanoculleus thermophilus:
GGGTTATGACCGACTTTTAGTCGGTCAGTACCTTTTTTCTGCCGGAGAATTTCCGGTAAAATTATCCGGCGCTCCCAGAAATGCACGCCATCTCGGAAATAGGTTAAAGTGAGCAGAACGGCATTACATTAACCATGACGTATCCCGGCTTGGTGAGCAGACGAACTCCAGCCGATGAGGGATCCCCGGCTTCCGGGACGAATTCAGCCGCGAACGGTTACCGGCGGCTGAACTGGAAGTGCATGCTCTCGATGTACATCGGTCATGCCACACTGTATCTCCTCCTCCTTGCAGCCTATATCCTTGTGAGATCCCATGCGCAGGGGTTCTTGGGCTTTTATTATGAGCCCGTCATGTATGCCTTTACCGTGCTCCTTGCGATCGTCCTGGTCTACACGATGGCGGCTCCGCCGGTCTTCTACGTCCGCTACCGCTACCGGATCACCGACGACCGGATTGACGTGCGCTCAGGGGTCCTCGTGCTGCGCCACATCCTGGTGCCGATCGAGCGGGTGCACCAGGTGGAGATCTCTCGAGGCCCGATCAACAGCATCCTTGGCCTTGCGGAGGTCACCATAACCACCGCCGGCGGCGTTGCAACGTTGAGTTACCTCGAGGTCGAAGAGGCGGAGCGGGTTGCTGAACTGTTAAACAGCCTGGTTGGAAGGATGCTCAGGGAGAGACTATCGGCGACCCCGGCCTCGCTCTCCGGGCCTGCAGGTGACTGAACATATGGTCGTGCCCGGCGAGAAGATCAGATGCCACCCAAGCATCATCGTGGAGAGGTCGCTCTCGGGAGTCGTGCTCCTCGCGTTCCTCGTTACACGGTTTGAAGGGACTCCAGTAGCGGCCGTCCTTTTGGCCGCAATCGTCGCGCTGCTGCTCTTTTACTACAGACAGTGGAAGCTGACGACAATCCGGTTCAATGAAGCAGAGATCGTAGTGGAGAGGGACACTCTCTTTAAGATGAAGAAGACCCTCCCCTATACAAAGATTGCATCGGTCAACGTGAACCGGGGCATCATAAACAGGCTCTTTGGAACCTCGAGGCTGCAGATCAACATCAACTCCGGCAGCAGCGCAACAGTCCCGGAAGCGGTCCTGACGTTTCGCCGGGATCTGGCGGACGAGTTGCGGTCCACGATATCGGAGCATCTCTACGGCCAGGAGATCGCACCGGACGAGGACAAGGCAGTTGAGCCCCTCGTATCCTTCTCACCGGTGGATGTGATCATCCACGGCCTCTTCAGCGTCTCGACCTACCAGACCTTCGTCGGCTCGCTCTTCCTGGCTTACTCGGTCTTTGAACTGTATACCTCTATGGGCACGGGGTTTGGGGCCGACGGTAAGGCTCTCATCTCCCTGCTGATCTTCGTTGCGGTCCAGGTAGGACCGTCGATATCGCTCATACTCCGCTATTACAACTACCGGGTCTACCGCCGGGGCGAGACGATATACCTGGAGCACGGTCTGCTCCGAACCTACAAGACATCGTTTGAAGTCTCGAGGGTCAATGCCATCCGGGTAAAACAGACGCTTATCGCCAGGCTCATGCACCGGTCGTGCATTGAGGCCGAAGTAGTGGGGCTCGCGTCTGGGAGCGGGGAGAGCCTCCGTCCCATCCTCTGTCTCTTGAAGGACGATGCGACGCAGCAGCGGCTCCTTGAGGAACTGGTGCCGGAGTTCGTGGACGGCCACGCCCGGGAGCGCCAGCCGGAGGAGGCAAAGGGCGTCCTCCTGGTCCGGGCCGCCATAGCCTCGCTCGTGCTCGTCCTGGCGGCGGCCTACCCGTCGGTCTACGTCTACCGCGAGACGGCGGCGATCCCCGGGATCGCCGGAACAGTCCTCCCGTTCGCCCTGCCGCTCGCGACGGCGGCCGCGGCCCTCGCGATATGCTACGCGACGTACGTCTCGTACCGGGTCACGGAGTTCGGCACCGGCGCCGACCTCTTTTCGTTCGTGAACGGCGCCGTCGACCGCGAGACGGTCGTGATGAACTACGACAAGGTGCAGATGGTCCGGATAACACAGGGCCCGGTCGCCCGGCTCTTCGGCGTCGCCCGGGGGAGGGTCTACCTGCTCTCGGCGGTCGGGGGAGCGAGCGTCTCGTCGGGGTATTTCGCCGGGAGCCGGCTCGCCGCCATCGGGGAGACCGTCATGGAGCGGATCGCGAGCGGGGAGTACGATTGGCGGAAGAACAGTGTCTGAGGGGAGTTGCCGCCTCAGGATGAAGGAGCGCGCCGGAACTGGGCTGGAGCGGTCTATCCGAAAGGGATAATGCTCCCCCTGTAGTATACCTCTCAT
This genomic window contains:
- a CDS encoding PH domain-containing protein; protein product: MTYPGLVSRRTPADEGSPASGTNSAANGYRRLNWKCMLSMYIGHATLYLLLLAAYILVRSHAQGFLGFYYEPVMYAFTVLLAIVLVYTMAAPPVFYVRYRYRITDDRIDVRSGVLVLRHILVPIERVHQVEISRGPINSILGLAEVTITTAGGVATLSYLEVEEAERVAELLNSLVGRMLRERLSATPASLSGPAGD
- a CDS encoding PH domain-containing protein, whose amino-acid sequence is MTEHMVVPGEKIRCHPSIIVERSLSGVVLLAFLVTRFEGTPVAAVLLAAIVALLLFYYRQWKLTTIRFNEAEIVVERDTLFKMKKTLPYTKIASVNVNRGIINRLFGTSRLQININSGSSATVPEAVLTFRRDLADELRSTISEHLYGQEIAPDEDKAVEPLVSFSPVDVIIHGLFSVSTYQTFVGSLFLAYSVFELYTSMGTGFGADGKALISLLIFVAVQVGPSISLILRYYNYRVYRRGETIYLEHGLLRTYKTSFEVSRVNAIRVKQTLIARLMHRSCIEAEVVGLASGSGESLRPILCLLKDDATQQRLLEELVPEFVDGHARERQPEEAKGVLLVRAAIASLVLVLAAAYPSVYVYRETAAIPGIAGTVLPFALPLATAAAALAICYATYVSYRVTEFGTGADLFSFVNGAVDRETVVMNYDKVQMVRITQGPVARLFGVARGRVYLLSAVGGASVSSGYFAGSRLAAIGETVMERIASGEYDWRKNSV